One region of Ornithinibacter aureus genomic DNA includes:
- a CDS encoding PucR family transcriptional regulator: MPSAPRPLPSAATRTRVARAAGDLGAAAVQQMEADHQWYRSLSAEDRSWVGLVAQAGLSSFLEWFSGDQSRPAVTADVFGTAPRELTRSISLAQTLDLIRTVIAVVEREIADLAAPGEEDLAREAVLRYSREVAFSAAEVYAQAAEARGAWDARLESLVVDAVLRGEADESMQSRAAALGWGAVTQVAVVVGSTPPGATAPVLTDLHRAARRIDVELLVAIHGPRLICIGGSVTDPIALAKALDPFLGDGPLVVGPTVPHLFAAGRSARAAISGHGAAPAWVGAPRPVHADDLLAERALLGDLPARGALIARIVRPLAQSPGGTLLDTATAYLDGDLGVEGTARALIVHPNTVRYRLASIAKTIGYDLTEAHDAQTVRMALAFHRLGPVSRSTPRP; encoded by the coding sequence ATGCCGTCCGCCCCCCGACCGCTGCCGTCGGCCGCCACCCGCACCCGGGTCGCTCGCGCCGCGGGCGACCTCGGTGCCGCCGCGGTGCAGCAGATGGAGGCCGACCACCAGTGGTACCGGTCGCTCTCGGCCGAGGACCGCTCGTGGGTGGGGTTGGTGGCTCAGGCTGGCCTGTCCTCGTTCCTGGAGTGGTTCAGCGGCGACCAGTCCCGGCCCGCCGTCACCGCCGACGTGTTCGGCACAGCCCCGCGCGAACTGACCCGGTCGATCTCGCTCGCGCAGACCCTCGACCTCATCCGCACGGTCATCGCCGTGGTCGAGCGGGAGATCGCCGACCTCGCCGCCCCTGGCGAGGAGGACCTCGCGCGGGAGGCGGTGCTGCGCTACAGCCGTGAGGTCGCCTTCTCCGCGGCCGAGGTCTACGCGCAGGCGGCCGAGGCGCGCGGTGCCTGGGACGCGCGCCTGGAGTCGCTCGTCGTGGATGCCGTGCTGCGCGGGGAGGCCGACGAGTCGATGCAGTCGCGCGCAGCAGCCCTGGGCTGGGGCGCCGTGACGCAGGTGGCCGTCGTGGTCGGCTCGACGCCGCCGGGAGCGACTGCGCCCGTGCTCACCGACCTGCACCGCGCCGCCCGGCGCATCGACGTCGAACTCCTCGTCGCCATCCACGGGCCCCGACTGATCTGCATCGGCGGCAGCGTCACCGACCCGATCGCGCTGGCGAAGGCCCTCGACCCGTTCCTGGGCGACGGCCCCCTCGTCGTCGGCCCGACCGTCCCACACCTGTTCGCGGCGGGGCGCAGCGCCCGGGCCGCCATCTCCGGCCACGGCGCCGCGCCCGCGTGGGTGGGCGCCCCCAGGCCGGTGCACGCCGACGACCTGCTCGCCGAGCGGGCCCTGTTGGGCGATCTCCCGGCGCGGGGTGCGCTGATCGCCCGCATCGTCCGGCCGCTCGCGCAGAGCCCCGGGGGCACCCTGCTCGACACCGCGACCGCCTACCTCGACGGCGATCTCGGCGTCGAGGGCACCGCACGGGCCCTCATCGTCCACCCGAACACCGTGCGCTACCGCCTCGCCAGCATCGCCAAGACGATCGGCTACGACCTCACCGAGGCACACGACGCCCAGACCGTGCGCATGGCGCTGGCCTTCCACCGGCT
- the argG gene encoding argininosuccinate synthase, which produces MSKVLTSLPVGERVGIAFSGGLDTSVAVAWMREKGAIPCTYTADLGQYDEPEIDTVPDRAGQYGAELARLVDCKSALVEEGLSAIACGAFHIRSGGKTYFNTTPLGRAVTGTLLVRAMHSDNVEIWGDGSTFKGNDIERFYRYGLLANPNLRIYKPWLDADFVAELGGRHEMSAWLTERNLPYRQSQEKAYSTDANIWGATHEAKTLEHLDESMEVVEPIMGVKFWDPSVAIETEDVTITIVQGRPVAVNGRTLDPVALVDEVNTIGGRHGIGMSDQIENRIIEAKSRGIYEAPGMALLHAAYERLLNAVHNEDTLANYSSQGRQLGRLLYEGRWLDPQSLMMREAIQRWIASLVTGQVTLRLRRGEDYSIIDTRGENFSYHPDKLSMERVENAAFGPLDRIGQLTMRNLDIADSRAKLEVYAGQPVEQGQLLVENGTLFGELPAGGYEQITDNPLAPGSEDDALDRAAMEAGTD; this is translated from the coding sequence ATGTCCAAGGTCCTGACCTCCCTGCCCGTCGGCGAGCGCGTCGGCATCGCCTTCTCCGGAGGTCTCGACACCTCCGTGGCCGTCGCGTGGATGCGCGAGAAGGGGGCGATCCCCTGCACGTACACCGCTGACCTCGGCCAGTACGACGAGCCCGAGATCGACACCGTGCCTGATCGCGCCGGCCAGTACGGCGCCGAGCTCGCCCGCCTCGTCGACTGCAAGAGCGCGCTCGTCGAGGAAGGCCTGTCGGCCATCGCCTGCGGCGCATTCCACATCCGCAGTGGCGGCAAGACCTACTTCAACACCACTCCCCTGGGCCGCGCGGTGACCGGCACCCTGCTCGTGCGGGCGATGCACTCCGACAATGTCGAGATCTGGGGCGACGGCTCGACGTTCAAGGGCAACGACATCGAGCGCTTCTACCGTTACGGTCTGCTCGCCAACCCCAACCTGCGCATCTACAAGCCGTGGCTGGATGCCGACTTCGTCGCCGAGCTGGGTGGCCGACACGAGATGAGCGCCTGGCTCACCGAGCGCAACCTGCCCTACCGCCAGAGCCAGGAGAAGGCGTACTCCACCGACGCCAACATCTGGGGGGCCACGCATGAGGCGAAGACTCTCGAGCACCTCGACGAGTCGATGGAGGTCGTCGAGCCGATCATGGGGGTGAAGTTCTGGGACCCGAGCGTGGCCATCGAGACCGAGGACGTGACGATCACGATCGTGCAGGGGCGCCCGGTCGCGGTCAACGGCCGCACCCTCGACCCGGTCGCCCTCGTCGACGAAGTCAACACCATCGGTGGGCGCCACGGCATCGGCATGTCCGACCAGATCGAGAACCGCATCATCGAGGCGAAGTCCCGCGGCATCTACGAGGCCCCCGGCATGGCGCTGCTGCACGCCGCCTACGAGCGCCTGCTCAACGCCGTCCACAACGAGGACACCCTGGCCAACTACTCCTCGCAAGGCCGCCAGCTCGGCCGGTTGCTCTACGAAGGCCGCTGGCTCGACCCGCAGAGCCTGATGATGCGCGAGGCCATCCAGCGCTGGATCGCCTCCCTCGTCACCGGTCAGGTGACCCTGCGACTGCGGCGCGGTGAGGACTACTCCATCATCGACACCCGCGGCGAGAACTTCAGTTACCACCCCGACAAGCTGTCGATGGAACGCGTGGAGAACGCCGCGTTCGGTCCGCTCGACCGTATCGGCCAGCTCACGATGCGCAACCTCGACATTGCCGACAGCCGCGCCAAGCTCGAGGTCTACGCAGGCCAGCCCGTCGAGCAGGGGCAGCTCCTCGTCGAGAACGGCACCCTGTTCGGCGAACTCCCCGCGGGTGGCTACGAGCAGATCACCGACAACCCGCTCGCCCCCGGCTCCGAGGACGACGCCCTCGACCGCGCGGCGATGGAGGCGGGCACCGACTGA
- a CDS encoding type II toxin-antitoxin system CcdA family antitoxin, producing MARVNVSIPDDVIERAREAGLNVSRLATSALEEALERQSKIAMVDDFLSALDNELGPIPADELEAANALLDSAR from the coding sequence ATGGCTCGCGTCAACGTCTCCATCCCCGATGACGTCATCGAGCGTGCCCGGGAGGCAGGGTTGAACGTGTCCCGACTCGCGACGTCGGCCCTCGAGGAAGCCCTCGAGCGCCAGAGCAAGATCGCCATGGTCGATGACTTCCTCTCCGCGCTGGACAACGAGCTGGGCCCGATCCCGGCCGACGAACTCGAGGCCGCCAACGCCTTGCTCGACTCGGCCCGATGA
- a CDS encoding PIN domain-containing protein, with protein sequence MTHVLDSGGVTRLAADRALIAALRERDLWPPEVPSVVLVECLTGDHRRDHAVNRLVSMCIVRPVDEALARRAAALRGGSGRAAQIAATDAVVVALAERLESAVVVTSDPRDITDLVSGARQTIGVLAV encoded by the coding sequence ATGACCCACGTCCTGGACTCAGGGGGTGTGACTCGACTGGCGGCCGACCGTGCGCTCATCGCCGCACTGCGAGAGCGAGACCTTTGGCCCCCTGAGGTCCCGTCCGTGGTCCTCGTGGAGTGCCTCACGGGGGACCATCGTCGAGATCACGCAGTCAATCGCCTGGTGTCGATGTGCATCGTTCGACCGGTCGACGAAGCGCTCGCCCGACGGGCCGCCGCGCTGCGGGGGGGCTCTGGGCGCGCCGCGCAGATCGCCGCGACGGATGCCGTGGTCGTGGCTCTGGCCGAGCGCCTCGAGTCAGCAGTCGTCGTCACGAGCGACCCCCGGGACATCACGGACCTGGTGAGCGGGGCCCGGCAGACGATCGGGGTGCTCGCCGTCTAG
- the aceE gene encoding pyruvate dehydrogenase (acetyl-transferring), homodimeric type gives MTSRDDVGPILNGIPTHLPDIDPAETQEWLDSLDAVIDGPGRMRARYLMLRLLERARAMQVGVPSLTTTDYVNTISPEQEPWFPGDEDTERRFRAYLRWNAAMIVHRAQRPGIGVGGHISTYASAATLYEVGFNHFFRGKDHPGGGDQIFFQGHASPGMYARAFLEGRISTERLDGFRQEKSHVVDGSPLALPSYPHPRLMSDFWEFPTVSMGLGPMNAIYQAQFNKYLHNRGIKDTGQQQVWAFLGDGEMDEPESRGLLQLAAGEELDNLNFVVNCNLQRLDGPVRGNGKIIQELEAFFRGAGWNVIKVVWGRGWDPLLAADGDGALTHLMNSTSDGDYQTFRANDGKHVRENFFDRDPRTRKMVADWSDEDIWWKLKRGGHDYRKVYAAYKSATEHTGQPTVILAKTIKGYGLGTTFAGRNATHQMKKFTLDDLKNLRDSLQIPISDEQLEADPYNAPYYHPGPDDDVIKYALERRAKLGGGVPERRVKHAPVHLPDDSAYAQVKKGSGKQQVATTMAFVRLLKDLMRDKEFGKRIVPIIPDEARTFGMDSFFSTIKIYNPHGQNYTPVDHDLMLAYREAKDGQILHLGINEAGSLAAFTAAGSSYATHGQPMIPIYVFYSMFGFQRVGDSIWAAADQMTRGFLIGATAGRTTLTGEGLQHADGHSPLLASTNPAVVHYDPAFGYEIAHIMQDGLHRMFGTDDALTDDERNVIYYLTVYNEPMAQPVEPENVDREGILRGMYLYAAGSGEGLPESAPRVQLLASGVGMGWALEAQELLRNDWGVVADVFSVTSWNELRRDGLRCDEAAFLNPDAEAPVPWVTQQLSGRPGPVVAVSDYMRAVQDQIAQWVPVDFSSLGADGFGFSDTRPAARRFFHIDGPSMAVQALQALAARGEVDPSVAREAASRYRLNDVTAGASGNEGGDS, from the coding sequence GTGACCTCCCGCGACGACGTCGGCCCCATCCTCAACGGCATCCCGACCCACCTGCCGGACATCGACCCGGCCGAGACCCAGGAATGGCTCGACAGCCTCGACGCGGTCATCGACGGACCGGGTCGGATGCGGGCGCGCTACCTGATGCTGCGCCTGCTCGAGCGGGCCCGTGCGATGCAGGTCGGCGTGCCGTCGCTGACGACCACCGACTACGTCAACACGATCAGCCCCGAGCAGGAGCCCTGGTTCCCCGGCGACGAGGACACCGAGCGCCGCTTCCGCGCCTACCTGCGCTGGAACGCCGCGATGATCGTGCACCGCGCGCAGCGCCCCGGCATCGGGGTCGGCGGTCACATCTCGACCTACGCGTCGGCTGCGACCCTCTACGAAGTGGGCTTCAACCACTTCTTCCGGGGCAAGGACCACCCCGGCGGCGGCGACCAGATCTTCTTCCAGGGCCACGCCTCCCCCGGCATGTACGCCCGCGCCTTCCTCGAGGGCCGCATCTCCACCGAGCGCCTCGACGGCTTCCGCCAGGAGAAGTCGCACGTCGTCGATGGGTCTCCGCTGGCCCTGCCGTCCTACCCCCACCCGCGCCTCATGTCGGACTTCTGGGAGTTCCCGACGGTGTCGATGGGTCTGGGCCCGATGAACGCGATCTACCAGGCGCAGTTCAACAAGTACCTGCACAACCGCGGCATCAAGGACACCGGCCAGCAGCAGGTGTGGGCGTTCCTCGGTGACGGCGAGATGGACGAGCCCGAGTCGCGCGGCCTGCTCCAGCTCGCTGCCGGCGAGGAGCTCGACAACCTCAACTTCGTCGTCAACTGCAACCTCCAGCGCCTGGACGGCCCGGTGCGTGGCAACGGCAAGATCATCCAGGAGCTCGAGGCCTTCTTCCGCGGAGCCGGCTGGAACGTCATCAAGGTCGTCTGGGGTCGCGGCTGGGACCCGCTGCTCGCCGCCGACGGCGACGGCGCCCTCACCCACCTGATGAACTCGACCTCGGACGGCGACTACCAGACCTTCCGCGCCAACGACGGCAAGCACGTCCGCGAGAACTTCTTCGACCGCGACCCGCGCACCCGCAAGATGGTCGCGGACTGGAGCGACGAGGACATCTGGTGGAAGCTCAAGCGCGGCGGCCACGACTACCGCAAGGTCTACGCCGCCTACAAGTCGGCGACCGAGCACACCGGGCAGCCGACGGTCATCCTCGCCAAGACGATCAAGGGCTACGGCCTCGGAACGACCTTCGCCGGGCGCAACGCGACGCACCAGATGAAGAAGTTCACCCTCGATGACCTGAAGAACCTGCGCGACAGCCTGCAGATCCCGATCAGCGACGAGCAGCTCGAGGCCGACCCGTACAACGCGCCCTACTACCACCCGGGCCCGGACGACGACGTCATCAAGTACGCCCTCGAGCGCCGCGCCAAGCTCGGCGGCGGGGTGCCCGAGCGCCGGGTCAAGCACGCCCCCGTGCACCTGCCCGACGACTCGGCCTACGCCCAGGTCAAGAAGGGCTCGGGCAAGCAGCAGGTCGCCACGACCATGGCGTTCGTGCGGCTGCTCAAGGACCTCATGCGCGACAAGGAGTTCGGCAAGCGCATCGTGCCGATCATCCCCGACGAGGCCCGCACCTTCGGGATGGACAGCTTCTTCTCGACGATCAAGATCTACAACCCGCACGGGCAGAACTACACCCCCGTCGACCACGACCTGATGCTCGCCTACCGCGAGGCCAAGGACGGGCAGATCCTGCACCTGGGCATCAACGAGGCCGGGTCGCTGGCCGCGTTCACCGCCGCCGGGTCGAGCTACGCCACCCACGGCCAGCCGATGATCCCGATCTACGTCTTCTACTCGATGTTCGGGTTCCAGCGCGTGGGCGACTCGATCTGGGCGGCCGCCGACCAGATGACCCGCGGCTTCCTCATCGGCGCCACGGCGGGCCGCACGACCCTCACCGGTGAGGGCCTGCAGCACGCCGACGGGCACTCGCCGCTGCTCGCCTCGACGAACCCGGCAGTCGTGCACTACGACCCGGCGTTCGGCTACGAGATCGCGCACATCATGCAGGACGGTCTGCACCGCATGTTCGGCACCGACGACGCTCTCACCGACGACGAGCGCAACGTCATCTACTACCTCACGGTCTACAACGAGCCGATGGCCCAGCCCGTCGAGCCCGAGAACGTCGACCGCGAGGGCATCCTGCGCGGCATGTACCTGTATGCCGCCGGGTCGGGCGAAGGCCTGCCGGAGTCGGCGCCGCGCGTCCAGCTGCTCGCGTCGGGCGTCGGCATGGGTTGGGCCCTGGAGGCCCAGGAGCTGCTGCGCAACGACTGGGGCGTCGTCGCCGACGTCTTCTCGGTCACGTCGTGGAACGAGCTTCGCCGCGACGGCCTTCGCTGTGACGAGGCCGCGTTCCTCAACCCGGATGCCGAGGCACCGGTCCCGTGGGTCACCCAGCAGCTGTCTGGTCGGCCGGGTCCCGTGGTCGCGGTCTCCGACTACATGCGCGCCGTCCAGGACCAGATCGCCCAGTGGGTCCCCGTGGACTTCTCCTCCCTCGGTGCCGACGGGTTCGGCTTCTCCGACACCCGCCCGGCGGCCCGCCGGTTCTTCCACATCGACGGCCCGTCGATGGCGGTGCAGGCGCTCCAAGCGCTGGCCGCCCGCGGCGAGGTCGACCCGTCCGTGGCCCGCGAGGCGGCCAGCCGCTACCGCCTGAACGACGTGACGGCCGGGGCCTCCGGGAACGAGGGCGGCGACAGCTGA